A window of the Vibrio pomeroyi genome harbors these coding sequences:
- a CDS encoding ACT domain-containing protein, which produces MAAITDLDILLKSMSPELIEGNYVFCTVDGALADYIQLDPIATFREKEGLTLVLAEDAARHAQLNFDGVFSLITLSVHSSLEAVGLTAAFATKLGSYGISANVIAGYYHDHIFVQKDKADEAMSALREFSEAS; this is translated from the coding sequence ATGGCTGCCATTACCGATTTAGACATTTTGTTAAAGTCCATGTCACCAGAACTCATTGAAGGTAACTATGTTTTTTGTACTGTCGACGGAGCGTTGGCAGACTATATTCAACTCGACCCAATCGCGACCTTTCGAGAAAAAGAAGGCTTAACCTTAGTACTCGCTGAGGATGCAGCACGCCACGCTCAACTCAATTTCGATGGTGTGTTTAGCTTGATTACTTTGTCGGTACACTCAAGCCTTGAAGCGGTTGGGTTAACGGCTGCTTTCGCCACAAAGCTAGGTTCATACGGCATTAGCGCCAACGTAATTGCTGGCTATTACCATGACCATATCTTCGTTCAGAAAGACAAAGCAGACGAAGCAATGAGCGCCCTTAGAGAGTTTTCAGAAGCGAGCTAA
- a CDS encoding LysR family transcriptional regulator: protein MDKLEAMNVFVTIVERGSLSAAAEHLELSRTKVTRYLGELENWMDTRLLHRTTRSLSLTSAGKETLEVARELLALEASLAGIRNQSREHLKGQLRITASYSIIDSFLMDVISRFIDKWPEVSIDIVSTDQTVNLVESRIDLAIRITNELTPNIVAKQLGECRSVICASPQYLKEKGTPKDAQDLAHHNCLSFSYFGKTAWTFNGPNGLESVPIKGNISANTSEALLSATLKGNGICLLPFPSVEGLIENGLLVPLLSEWKPKTLGVHAVYGTRKQVTPLLRVFIDHLSNEMEQSTSW from the coding sequence ATGGATAAACTCGAGGCAATGAATGTCTTTGTCACCATCGTTGAGCGTGGCAGTTTGAGTGCAGCAGCCGAACACCTTGAGCTTTCTCGAACCAAAGTCACACGCTATTTGGGTGAACTCGAAAATTGGATGGACACTCGCCTGCTTCACAGAACCACTCGAAGCTTGAGCTTAACCAGTGCGGGGAAAGAGACGCTTGAAGTCGCGAGAGAGCTGCTTGCCCTTGAAGCATCGTTAGCAGGTATCAGAAACCAAAGCCGAGAACACTTGAAGGGCCAACTTCGTATTACCGCGAGTTATTCCATTATCGACAGTTTCTTAATGGACGTGATCAGCCGCTTCATCGACAAATGGCCCGAGGTTTCGATTGATATCGTCTCTACCGATCAAACAGTCAACCTTGTTGAATCACGCATCGATTTGGCTATTCGCATAACCAACGAGCTAACGCCCAATATTGTCGCGAAGCAGCTTGGTGAATGTCGTTCAGTGATTTGTGCGTCGCCTCAATATTTAAAAGAGAAAGGCACACCCAAAGACGCGCAAGATCTAGCGCACCACAACTGTTTGTCATTCAGTTACTTTGGTAAAACCGCATGGACGTTCAATGGCCCGAATGGATTGGAATCAGTGCCGATTAAAGGGAACATCAGTGCGAATACGTCTGAGGCTCTGCTTTCTGCCACACTCAAAGGCAACGGTATCTGCTTACTGCCGTTTCCTTCGGTAGAAGGCTTAATTGAAAATGGGCTATTGGTGCCTCTGCTCTCCGAATGGAAACCGAAAACGCTAGGTGTGCACGCGGTTTATGGAACGCGTAAACAAGTCACACCGCTGTTAAGAGTCTTTATCGATCACCTATCTAACGAGATGGAACAGTCAACAAGTTGGTAG
- a CDS encoding Vmh family MBL fold metallo-hydrolase, translated as MKKLSKNLLSRTALLGTMSLGAMLAASGVVSAAELNITHYNPGENAIFPATSVLVSGEKEVILFDAQFSVADGQKLVDQIKATGKELSMIYISSGDPDFYFGLEPIVAAFPNVEIVASDAVVAHIKRTKDAKLEYWGPILEDNAPSKVIVPTVLNDTKLSIEGETIEVREINTHQAYLWVPSEKTVFGGVSVYNGVHVWMADTASKEIRSQWSQSLERMKALKPEVVIPGHYLGEMPTGTNGVQFTLDYVADIEDALAGTSKPTSVEIVDYMKKAYPQFKATEGDLELGAKVLSGEMEWH; from the coding sequence ATGAAGAAGTTATCTAAAAACCTTTTATCAAGAACCGCGCTTTTAGGAACAATGAGTTTAGGAGCTATGCTAGCTGCATCGGGTGTTGTCTCTGCAGCGGAGTTAAACATCACTCATTACAATCCGGGTGAAAATGCAATATTCCCAGCAACCTCTGTGCTGGTTTCAGGAGAGAAAGAAGTGATTCTGTTTGATGCACAATTTAGTGTCGCAGACGGGCAAAAGCTGGTGGATCAAATCAAAGCGACTGGCAAAGAGCTATCGATGATTTACATCAGCAGCGGTGACCCAGATTTCTACTTTGGCTTAGAACCGATTGTGGCGGCATTTCCAAACGTAGAGATCGTTGCCAGTGATGCGGTTGTTGCACATATCAAGCGCACCAAAGATGCCAAGCTCGAATATTGGGGGCCAATTTTAGAAGACAACGCACCGTCTAAAGTTATTGTGCCAACCGTTCTTAACGACACCAAGCTAAGTATTGAAGGTGAAACCATCGAGGTGAGAGAAATCAACACACATCAAGCTTACTTATGGGTTCCGTCTGAGAAAACTGTGTTTGGTGGTGTGTCGGTGTATAACGGCGTGCATGTATGGATGGCAGATACCGCATCAAAAGAGATTCGTAGCCAGTGGTCACAATCATTAGAGCGCATGAAAGCACTTAAGCCTGAAGTGGTCATTCCGGGTCACTACTTAGGTGAAATGCCAACGGGTACAAATGGCGTGCAATTTACATTGGATTACGTAGCTGACATCGAAGATGCGCTGGCAGGTACAAGTAAGCCAACGTCTGTTGAGATCGTTGATTACATGAAGAAAGCATACCCACAATTTAAGGCGACGGAAGGCGATCTAGAACTGGGTGCCAAAGTGTTAAGTGGTGAGATGGAATGGCACTAA
- a CDS encoding TauD/TfdA dioxygenase family protein, which produces MLKIEPITPHIGARIQGVDLATCSATELDEVYQALLTHQVIFLDDQTLSPQQHLMIAERFGQLEPAHPFFPRVEHVPQVSVIETTRGNAPMESYWHTDLTWRELPSKASLLHAQHVPSVGGDTMWCSMVAVFESLDEDMKAKLRGLSATHSLVAFEGIESDKIELDWHKSLIKTARENPPVVHSVVQVHPETGKETLYINEQFTRYINELHRQESDALLSQLFEIARRPEFQVRFKWDKGSMAIWDNRVTQHYAVIDYGDTTRKMHRVTVT; this is translated from the coding sequence ATGTTGAAAATAGAACCCATTACCCCTCACATCGGTGCTCGTATTCAAGGCGTTGACCTCGCTACATGCAGTGCGACTGAACTTGATGAGGTTTATCAGGCGCTTCTAACTCATCAAGTGATTTTTCTCGATGATCAAACCCTTTCGCCACAACAGCATTTGATGATTGCAGAGCGGTTTGGACAACTTGAACCAGCACATCCGTTTTTTCCTCGCGTCGAACATGTGCCTCAGGTCAGTGTGATAGAAACAACGCGTGGCAATGCTCCGATGGAAAGCTATTGGCATACGGATTTAACATGGCGTGAATTGCCATCGAAAGCTTCTCTGTTGCATGCTCAGCATGTACCCAGCGTGGGAGGGGACACGATGTGGTGTTCGATGGTGGCTGTGTTTGAATCGTTAGATGAAGACATGAAAGCAAAGCTGAGAGGCTTGTCAGCGACCCATTCGCTGGTGGCGTTTGAAGGCATAGAGTCGGATAAAATTGAGCTTGATTGGCACAAGTCGTTAATCAAAACTGCTCGGGAAAATCCTCCAGTCGTTCACTCGGTTGTTCAGGTTCACCCAGAAACCGGTAAAGAAACGCTCTATATCAATGAGCAGTTTACGCGTTATATCAATGAGCTCCACCGCCAAGAGAGTGATGCTTTACTCAGCCAACTGTTCGAAATTGCAAGACGTCCCGAGTTTCAAGTTCGTTTTAAATGGGATAAAGGATCAATGGCGATCTGGGATAACAGGGTAACGCAACATTACGCGGTGATAGATTACGGCGATACGACAAGGAAAATGCACAGAGTGACGGTGACCTAA
- a CDS encoding ABC-F family ATP-binding cassette domain-containing protein, translating into MTTLISTSSISYDLTSCRLFDGLSFTIKKGDRIGLIGSNGCGKSTLLRLLNKDLPDYVGSVSFASYAEVALIEQHLPKRLLTMSMLDSVVDNLSPELQLSEQWRAQIILFNLGFDESNWDQPIGTLSGGQYARVLVARALIIEPDVLLLDEPSNHLDLPTLLWLEQFLMDWKGTFVMVSHDQRLLDHVTNCTWVLRDKKLQTFSQTCTQARKALEEKDRADAERQEAEQKEINRIEKSAQRLAIWGRDFDNEGLARKAKSMEKRAAGLRTTMTRLDTIEPWTLSLSGESMKANRLLELASVPIAAAQDQAPLFEVLFQQVKSGDRVAILGKNGAGKSSLLKVLWASYQASQLEDNGYFHPQAEVGYYDQSLNQLYDEHSLIDSLYPFYPVSQEARKMALISAGFSYERHDQKIAELSGGERSRLLFVGLSLAKYHFLLLDEPTNHLDIEGKEELAECLTRFEGGLLLVSHDRELIESSCNRFWYINDSQLVEMTYLDAVYDAMSVGNQVDSLEAGGETPSTVRSRSSAIENQHHEQARNDEELLLERLLELEELLTQDQSRKAKHQKPDLQQKWQKEIVSINAKLELS; encoded by the coding sequence ATGACTACATTAATATCTACATCATCTATTTCTTACGATCTAACATCATGCCGCTTATTTGATGGGCTTTCTTTCACCATTAAAAAGGGTGACCGCATTGGCCTAATTGGCAGCAATGGGTGTGGAAAAAGCACATTACTGCGTCTATTAAACAAAGACTTACCAGACTATGTTGGTAGTGTTTCATTCGCCTCTTATGCCGAAGTTGCGCTTATTGAGCAACATCTTCCTAAACGACTGCTGACTATGTCGATGCTCGATTCTGTTGTCGATAACCTGTCACCTGAGCTCCAACTCTCTGAGCAATGGCGTGCTCAAATCATCTTGTTTAATTTAGGCTTTGACGAAAGCAATTGGGATCAGCCGATTGGCACCTTAAGTGGCGGTCAATACGCACGAGTACTGGTGGCAAGAGCCCTGATTATCGAACCCGACGTTCTGCTACTGGATGAACCGAGCAACCACTTAGATTTGCCAACCTTGCTTTGGTTAGAGCAATTTCTGATGGATTGGAAGGGCACTTTTGTGATGGTGTCACATGACCAAAGGTTACTCGATCATGTAACTAACTGTACTTGGGTACTGCGTGATAAAAAACTGCAAACCTTTAGTCAAACCTGCACACAAGCAAGGAAGGCTTTAGAGGAGAAAGACCGAGCTGACGCTGAAAGGCAAGAAGCGGAGCAAAAGGAGATTAACCGCATTGAAAAGAGTGCACAGCGATTAGCTATTTGGGGTAGGGATTTCGATAACGAAGGCCTAGCACGCAAAGCCAAAAGCATGGAGAAACGTGCCGCAGGTTTACGAACGACCATGACCCGTTTGGATACGATTGAACCATGGACACTAAGCCTGTCAGGTGAGTCAATGAAGGCCAATCGCTTACTTGAACTAGCTTCGGTGCCAATCGCCGCCGCGCAAGATCAAGCACCTTTGTTTGAAGTTCTGTTCCAGCAGGTTAAGAGCGGTGACCGAGTCGCTATCTTAGGTAAGAACGGCGCAGGGAAATCTTCATTGTTGAAGGTGCTATGGGCAAGCTATCAAGCCTCTCAACTTGAAGATAATGGTTACTTCCATCCTCAAGCTGAAGTGGGTTATTACGACCAAAGCTTGAACCAACTGTACGATGAACATTCTTTGATAGATTCGTTGTACCCGTTTTATCCGGTTTCTCAGGAAGCCAGAAAAATGGCTTTGATCAGCGCGGGTTTTTCTTATGAGAGACACGATCAAAAGATCGCTGAACTGAGTGGTGGCGAGCGTTCCCGGCTATTGTTCGTCGGGCTATCTTTGGCTAAGTATCACTTCCTGTTGCTTGACGAACCAACGAACCACCTGGATATTGAAGGCAAGGAAGAGTTGGCTGAATGTTTAACTCGTTTCGAAGGCGGCCTGTTGTTGGTTAGCCATGATCGAGAGCTCATCGAAAGTTCATGTAATCGATTCTGGTATATCAATGACAGTCAGCTGGTGGAAATGACTTATCTAGACGCGGTTTATGACGCCATGTCTGTCGGTAATCAAGTTGATAGCTTAGAGGCGGGAGGGGAAACTCCGAGCACTGTGCGATCACGCTCTTCTGCCATTGAAAATCAACACCATGAGCAAGCTCGAAATGACGAAGAGTTGCTGTTGGAAAGGCTATTAGAGTTGGAAGAGTTACTAACACAAGACCAGTCACGCAAAGCGAAACACCAGAAGCCAGATCTGCAACAGAAATGGCAGAAAGAGATAGTTAGCATAAACGCGAAACTCGAGCTCAGTTAG
- a CDS encoding ATP-binding response regulator: MNAIRKVYQYAEPNLTLVGWMGFVGFPIYYIVWEFLFPQPYENLPLRLTCSVLFLGIIFRNRVPFEWRKYLPAYYQVAVTLCLPCFFFYMLLMNNWSNVWVMSFMSAIFLHILLVHVTKVMFAQTFAGIGIATLCAWVAQGFYLEITMDWTHVPIFLFIYLFGNLFYFRNQVEHENKVSLAKSFGAGIAHEMRNPLSGLLTSIDVMQSILPNPKSGDHKGQYALSNEDVIQLREVGDEAMEIIHSGNETIDLLLTSIDENRVSRSTFKKHSAQAVVEDSIASFNYKRAADKSAISLDVQSDFDFLGSDTLLKYVMYNLFKNAFHHRSPEDFHIHVTMCSDEVTNQIMVTDNGSGISSDVIRRIFQDFYTTGQSGNYGLGLPFCQKVMRSFGGEIKCQSEVEQWTQFTMTFPSLTSNSVKEIKSELTKLKSVVMISDQKVLTSKMTEMSRFMGFDLTIMDVASALKNKEYQFEFDLVFVDMESLDLRASCLERIESLLSFTEARIIYLYEHHPIRRVRNVSFEPIWVETQVWLLNTKATIDRLLFDSNYVMPSVPVKPLEVANKRTIMVVDDNESLRRFTAMLLEKQGFDVVQKEDGQQALDALDSDDIDLILMDIEMPIMDGVEASRRIRSANKAYSSVPIIAHTGDSSPVTLEKMESSGMSDFIVKPADKNRLFDKIAHWI, from the coding sequence ATGAACGCTATTCGCAAAGTTTATCAATACGCAGAACCTAATCTCACCCTTGTGGGTTGGATGGGCTTTGTCGGCTTTCCCATTTACTACATTGTGTGGGAGTTTTTGTTCCCTCAACCTTATGAAAACCTACCGCTGCGTCTAACGTGTTCGGTACTGTTCTTAGGCATCATTTTCCGTAATCGTGTGCCATTTGAATGGCGCAAATACCTTCCGGCTTATTACCAAGTTGCGGTAACCCTCTGCTTGCCGTGTTTCTTCTTTTATATGCTGCTGATGAACAATTGGTCCAACGTTTGGGTCATGTCTTTTATGTCGGCTATATTCCTGCATATTTTGTTGGTGCACGTCACTAAGGTCATGTTCGCACAAACTTTTGCCGGAATCGGAATTGCGACGTTATGTGCTTGGGTGGCACAAGGCTTCTACCTAGAAATTACAATGGACTGGACGCATGTGCCCATCTTCTTGTTTATCTACCTGTTCGGTAACTTGTTCTATTTCCGTAATCAGGTGGAACATGAAAATAAGGTATCACTGGCAAAGTCTTTTGGTGCCGGTATTGCCCATGAGATGCGAAACCCTTTAAGTGGTTTATTAACGTCTATTGATGTTATGCAATCCATACTGCCGAACCCTAAAAGTGGCGACCATAAAGGGCAATATGCGCTGAGCAATGAAGACGTTATCCAGCTGCGAGAAGTGGGTGATGAAGCGATGGAGATCATCCATTCAGGTAACGAGACGATTGATCTGCTACTGACTTCAATTGATGAAAACCGCGTATCTCGCTCGACCTTTAAAAAGCATTCGGCGCAAGCGGTCGTTGAGGATTCGATTGCCAGCTTTAATTACAAACGCGCAGCCGATAAATCGGCAATCTCTTTAGACGTACAAAGCGACTTTGACTTCTTAGGTAGCGATACCTTGTTGAAGTACGTGATGTACAACTTGTTCAAGAACGCATTCCACCATCGCAGCCCGGAAGATTTCCATATTCATGTCACGATGTGCAGTGATGAAGTCACCAATCAAATCATGGTGACGGATAACGGTTCTGGCATATCAAGCGATGTGATTCGACGTATCTTCCAAGACTTCTACACCACAGGCCAATCGGGTAACTACGGCTTAGGCTTGCCATTTTGTCAGAAGGTAATGCGCTCGTTTGGTGGCGAAATTAAATGTCAGTCGGAAGTGGAACAATGGACGCAATTCACGATGACGTTTCCATCTCTGACATCCAACTCAGTCAAAGAGATAAAGAGCGAGCTGACTAAGTTAAAGAGCGTGGTGATGATCAGTGACCAGAAAGTTCTGACCAGTAAAATGACCGAGATGTCGCGTTTTATGGGCTTTGACCTCACTATTATGGATGTCGCTTCTGCGCTTAAAAATAAGGAATATCAGTTCGAATTTGATCTGGTGTTCGTTGATATGGAGAGCTTGGATCTACGAGCTAGCTGCTTGGAGAGAATTGAATCACTACTTTCGTTTACCGAAGCTCGAATCATTTATCTCTATGAGCATCATCCGATTAGGCGTGTACGTAACGTCTCCTTTGAGCCTATTTGGGTGGAAACGCAGGTTTGGCTACTCAATACCAAAGCGACCATCGACCGTTTACTGTTCGATTCCAATTACGTGATGCCATCTGTACCAGTGAAACCGCTAGAGGTTGCGAATAAGCGTACGATCATGGTCGTGGATGACAACGAATCTCTGCGTCGTTTTACCGCGATGTTACTGGAAAAGCAGGGCTTTGATGTTGTGCAAAAAGAAGATGGTCAGCAAGCGTTAGACGCGTTGGATAGTGATGATATTGACTTAATTCTCATGGATATCGAAATGCCCATCATGGATGGTGTGGAAGCTTCTCGCCGAATTCGAAGTGCCAACAAGGCTTACTCTTCAGTGCCGATTATTGCCCATACCGGTGACAGTTCGCCGGTCACTTTGGAGAAAATGGAATCATCAGGCATGTCTGATTTCATCGTCAAACCCGCTGATAAAAACCGACTGTTCGATAAGATTGCTCACTGGATCTAG
- the cqsA gene encoding alpha-hydroxyketone-type quorum-sensing autoinducer synthase, with product MSDKTKNKPLPSFIEERLSFYIQDLITQNQSQKHLVLGKRPSRDSVVMQSNDYLALSHHKAIQQAHQAAISDHDDNVVMSAIFLQDAESKPAFETKLANYVGMESCLLSQSGWAANIGLLQTICPPNTPVYIDFFAHMSLWEGIRAAGAAAHPFMHNNMSHLRKQLERHGSGVIVVDSIYSTIGTIAPLRDIYEMAQEFDCAVIVDESHSLGTHGDKGAGLVQALGITEQVDFITVSLAKTFAYRAGAILGPKQLSDTLPFVAYPAIFSSTVLPQEVIRLEKTLEVIKGADDKREALFKRAQSLVTGLKRIGFNIRSESQIVSLECGNERNTERVRDFLEERDVFGAVFCRPATGKNKNIIRFSVNADMTPRDVDHVLTVCHEAYHHPELEFV from the coding sequence ATGAGTGATAAAACCAAAAACAAACCATTACCTTCCTTTATTGAAGAACGCTTGAGCTTCTATATTCAAGACCTAATCACCCAGAACCAAAGCCAGAAACACTTGGTTTTGGGTAAACGTCCATCGCGCGACTCCGTTGTCATGCAAAGCAATGATTATTTGGCTTTGTCGCACCACAAAGCAATCCAACAAGCTCACCAAGCGGCGATCAGCGACCACGACGACAATGTGGTGATGTCTGCGATTTTCTTACAAGATGCAGAATCTAAACCTGCGTTTGAAACCAAACTCGCCAACTATGTTGGAATGGAAAGCTGCCTGCTTTCTCAGTCTGGTTGGGCGGCCAATATTGGGTTACTTCAAACGATCTGTCCGCCAAATACACCTGTGTATATCGACTTCTTTGCGCACATGTCGCTATGGGAAGGTATTCGTGCGGCCGGTGCGGCAGCTCATCCATTTATGCATAACAATATGAGTCACTTACGTAAACAACTGGAACGTCATGGCTCTGGTGTGATTGTGGTCGACTCGATTTACAGCACCATTGGTACCATTGCCCCGCTCCGCGACATCTACGAAATGGCGCAAGAGTTTGATTGTGCTGTTATCGTCGATGAGTCCCATTCATTAGGGACACACGGTGACAAAGGTGCAGGCTTGGTGCAAGCGCTTGGGATCACTGAGCAAGTCGACTTTATCACGGTCAGCTTGGCAAAAACCTTCGCTTATCGTGCAGGCGCGATCCTTGGGCCCAAACAACTCTCTGATACTTTGCCGTTTGTTGCTTATCCCGCCATTTTTAGCTCAACCGTATTGCCACAAGAAGTGATTCGCTTAGAGAAAACATTAGAGGTAATTAAAGGTGCAGATGACAAACGAGAAGCCCTGTTTAAGCGAGCACAGTCGCTTGTTACGGGTCTAAAACGGATCGGCTTTAACATCCGTAGCGAATCTCAAATCGTCTCGCTAGAGTGCGGAAATGAAAGAAATACAGAGCGAGTACGCGATTTCCTTGAAGAGCGAGATGTGTTCGGCGCAGTGTTCTGCCGTCCAGCGACTGGGAAGAATAAGAACATCATCCGATTTTCAGTGAATGCCGACATGACGCCACGCGACGTTGACCATGTGCTCACGGTTTGTCACGAGGCGTACCATCACCCAGAGTTAGAGTTCGTATAA
- a CDS encoding aminotransferase-like domain-containing protein, protein MSIYRKLANQFIDEIETGKRPEGGRMPSLRQLAKQQAISMSTVVSCYQELESQGWIHSRPQAGYFVSPHKPVHSTPEWAQFESKVSKVRQTSSTHNSINGPLGVSSTTNDEQSIVELERSFRRSIKRMGDRLNHYPDTQGEPMLRQALSTHFAKLDVHFSPDEMVITAGCMSAIKAALESCTKEGDTIAISSPCFNGILELLGKMSRQIIEIPSLDDGVDLQQLEAHLKNKRVDAAIFCTSHMNPQGINMSASQKQKLAELANHYRVPIIEDDVYLELSYSSHTPLPAKYYDKGGYVLWCGSVSKSLSPSYRLGWCLPGRYIDEYKAQFSAASYGVALPTQLAVADFIESGQYAKHVRRRCSQILSLRQQYLSYLAQHLPQDVKISNPQGGMVLWLQIPNLDQPAFTQAVAAQKLDIRLGYLFSTLDLYSNCLRINFGYSLEGEAKQQLDDLIKIIHRCVNG, encoded by the coding sequence ATGAGTATCTACAGAAAACTTGCGAATCAGTTCATTGATGAGATTGAAACCGGGAAAAGGCCCGAAGGTGGGCGTATGCCTTCGCTTCGTCAATTAGCTAAACAGCAAGCCATCAGCATGTCGACCGTAGTCAGCTGTTACCAAGAATTAGAATCACAGGGTTGGATTCATTCTCGCCCGCAAGCGGGGTATTTTGTCTCGCCTCACAAGCCTGTTCATTCAACGCCTGAGTGGGCACAGTTTGAGAGTAAAGTTTCCAAAGTCAGACAAACTTCATCGACTCATAACTCAATCAATGGACCTTTAGGAGTCTCTAGCACCACTAATGATGAACAATCGATTGTTGAGCTAGAACGCAGTTTCCGCCGTTCTATCAAACGTATGGGCGACAGGCTTAATCACTACCCTGATACACAGGGCGAGCCAATGTTAAGACAAGCTTTGTCCACCCACTTCGCCAAGCTCGATGTGCACTTTTCACCGGACGAAATGGTGATCACTGCAGGCTGTATGTCGGCGATTAAAGCCGCTCTTGAATCCTGTACCAAAGAAGGTGACACCATTGCTATCAGTTCTCCTTGCTTCAACGGCATTCTGGAGTTGCTTGGCAAGATGTCGCGTCAGATCATAGAGATCCCGTCTTTGGATGACGGTGTCGACCTACAACAACTGGAAGCACATCTAAAAAACAAACGTGTGGATGCTGCGATTTTTTGTACCTCTCATATGAACCCTCAGGGGATCAATATGTCTGCAAGTCAAAAGCAAAAGCTGGCTGAGTTGGCGAATCACTATCGAGTACCCATCATTGAAGACGATGTGTATTTGGAGTTGTCATACTCATCACACACGCCACTGCCTGCAAAATACTACGACAAAGGTGGATACGTGTTGTGGTGTGGGTCGGTATCGAAAAGCCTTTCACCCAGTTATCGTTTAGGCTGGTGCTTACCGGGAAGATACATAGACGAGTACAAGGCTCAGTTTTCTGCTGCGAGTTATGGTGTTGCCCTGCCGACTCAACTTGCGGTTGCTGACTTTATCGAGTCTGGCCAATACGCCAAACACGTTAGAAGAAGATGCTCTCAAATCCTCTCTTTACGTCAGCAATACCTCAGCTATTTAGCCCAACACCTTCCTCAAGATGTGAAGATCAGTAACCCACAAGGTGGCATGGTGCTTTGGTTACAAATACCCAATCTAGATCAGCCAGCATTTACTCAAGCGGTAGCCGCACAAAAACTTGATATCAGGCTTGGCTATCTGTTCAGCACTCTTGATCTCTACAGCAACTGCCTACGCATCAATTTTGGTTATTCGCTAGAGGGAGAAGCCAAGCAACAATTGGATGACTTGATTAAAATTATCCATCGATGTGTCAATGGTTAG
- a CDS encoding EamA family transporter, whose protein sequence is MKRNDLLLAVFVMAIWGFNFSMIKMGVTNVHPLLATAARFSLAVIPVIFFVARPSVAWRYLVSYGFVFGVGIWGMASWSITAGLSSGLSSVLLSTNVLIGMAVGVWVFKESASVRKLMGAMLAMCALAVLVSAAEGNVTVNGVILIMIAACSWTLMGVIVKASKTKQAFAFNVWGMLFAPVPLVLFAVMLHGDQIIWQGMEQWDWNTTIAVLFQAYPTTLFGYWVWNKLLIQYPLSTTASLTLLVPIFALISGYFMYDEVLSVAQVVASVLFLVGIGLIVKPAKAAITKTLDDKESAGKLAKQS, encoded by the coding sequence ATGAAAAGAAATGATTTGTTGTTAGCGGTGTTCGTGATGGCAATTTGGGGATTCAATTTCTCGATGATCAAAATGGGTGTGACCAATGTGCATCCGTTGTTGGCAACCGCAGCACGTTTCTCGCTAGCGGTGATTCCAGTGATATTTTTTGTGGCGAGACCGAGTGTCGCTTGGCGCTATTTAGTGAGTTACGGCTTCGTGTTTGGTGTGGGTATTTGGGGCATGGCTTCATGGTCAATAACAGCAGGGCTTTCATCAGGGTTGTCGTCGGTATTGCTTTCTACCAACGTATTAATCGGTATGGCCGTTGGGGTATGGGTTTTCAAAGAAAGTGCATCGGTTCGTAAGTTAATGGGTGCGATGTTAGCTATGTGTGCACTCGCGGTCTTAGTCTCGGCTGCAGAGGGCAATGTCACCGTTAATGGCGTTATCTTGATTATGATTGCAGCGTGCAGTTGGACGCTAATGGGCGTGATTGTTAAAGCATCTAAAACTAAGCAGGCTTTTGCATTCAATGTATGGGGAATGTTGTTTGCGCCAGTGCCTTTGGTGTTGTTTGCCGTGATGCTACACGGTGATCAAATTATCTGGCAGGGGATGGAACAATGGGATTGGAACACAACGATTGCAGTGTTGTTTCAGGCTTACCCTACGACATTGTTTGGTTACTGGGTGTGGAATAAGTTGTTAATCCAATATCCGTTAAGCACTACCGCATCGTTAACCTTGCTCGTGCCAATCTTTGCATTGATCAGCGGTTACTTTATGTATGACGAAGTATTATCAGTCGCACAAGTGGTTGCATCTGTGCTGTTTTTAGTCGGGATTGGCTTAATCGTAAAACCTGCGAAGGCTGCGATCACCAAAACATTAGATGACAAAGAATCAGCAGGAAAACTCGCTAAGCAATCATGA